TAGTTATCTGCTGCTGGAGAGTCGGGCGAAGAAACTACGAGCGAAAAACGAAAAGGCGATGGCGAAGTGATGTAATGGCCGGATGGCATCAACGCCAACCGGCCCATTGGAATTAGCGGCGATTGCCTAAAATACGCAGCAGCATCAGGAACAGGTTGATAAAGTCCAGATACAACGTAAGCGCGCCGAGAATCGAATATTTCCGCAGGTTGGAACTGTCGCGGACATCGATCTGCTCACCGATATTTTTTAGCTTCTGGGTGTCATAGGCAGTCAGCCCGACGAACACCACCACGCCGATATAGGTCACTGCCCACATCAGCGCTTCACTCTTCAGCCAGAAATTCACCAGTGAGGCCAGGATGATGCCGATCAGCGCCATAAACAGCATGTTGCCCCAGCCGCTCAGATCGCGCTTCGTGGTATATCCCCACAGGCTCATCACACCAAACATCCCGCCGGTGACCACGAAGGTGCTGGCGATCGAGGAGGCGGTATAAATGATAAAAATGCTGGAAAGCGTCAGGCCGGTGAGGACGGAATAGAGCATAAACAATGTCGTCATCACGCCCGCACTGAGTCTGTTGACCAGCCCCGACAGGACAAACACCACAGCTAATTGCGCAATGACGAGACCAAAGAAAAAGATTCTGTTGGTATAAAGCAACTCCATGAACGCACTGGAATTGGCCGCATACCACGCAATAAACGCGGTAAGCAGCAACCCGACCGTCATCCAGCCGTATACCTGAGCCATATAGGTTTGCAGGCCGGAACGCGCCTGCACGATTGATTCGGATCGTGGAAATCGGTCCATGATAATCTCCTGATTGAAAGTGACCACACTGGATAAGCGTATCACAATTTCCTGCTACCAGCGTTTCGCCGCCTGACGATCGCTGTCACGAGCTTCCACCCAGCGCTCTCCTTCTGGTGTGGCTTCACGCTTCCAGAACGGCGCGCGCGTCTTCAGATAGTCCATGATGAACTGCCCGGCCTCAAACGCGCTGCTGCGATGTACACTGGTCACGCCGACAAAGACGATCTCATCGCCCGGCCACAGCTCGCCAATCCGGTGAATCACCGTGATGCGTCCCAGCGGCCAGCGCGTACGCGCCTCATCGACAATCTCCGCCAACGCTTTTTCCGTCATCCCCGGATAGTGCTCCAGCGTCAGCGCCTTCACGCTGTCGCCAAGATTATGATTACGCACTTTACCGGTAAAGGTCACCACCGCACCGTCTTCGTCGCGTTCCGCCAGCCAGGGATATTCATCCCCTACGCTAAACGGCGCAGGCCCGACAACAATTTTCGTTTCAGCCATCTCAACCTCCCGTAACCGGGGGAAAGAAAGCCACTTCATCGCCGGCTGTCAGCGGATGATCAAAGCTCACCAGCGTCTGGTTGACTGCCGCCAATAGCTTGCCGTCTTCCAGCGCCAGCGCCCAACGATTGCTGTTAGCCGCCAGATGCTGACGCAGCGCTTCTACCGTCTGGAAATCAGCCGCCACGTCCAGCGTATCGGTACCCACCAGTTCGCGAACCTGGGCGAAGAACAAAACCTTAATCATTCGAATCCGCCTTAAAATCGCCAGACTTACCGCCGCTTTTCGCCAGCAGGCGAACCGGGCCAATCACCATATCTTTCTGTACCGCTTTGCACATATCGTAAATGGTCAACGCGGCCACAGACGCCGCCGTGAGCGCTTCCATTTCCACCCCGGTTTTTCCCGTAAGGCGACATAGCGATTCAACACGCACACGGTTGTGCTCGGGCTCCGCTTGCAGTTGTACTTCCACTTTGCTCAACAGCAGCGGGTGGCACAGCGGAATCAGCTCCCAGGTACGTTTTGCCGCCTGAATCCCGGCAATGCGCGCGGTGGCGAACACGTCGCCCTTATGGTGGCTACCGTCAATAATCATGGCCAGCGTTTCGCTGCGCATGGTGATAAAAGCTTCAGCGCGCGCCTCGCGGACGGTCTCCGCTTTTGCGGACACATCCACCATATGCGCTTCACCAGCGGCGTTAATGTGAGTCAGTTGCGACATGCTTATTTCTTCAGATGTGGGTGAAAATTACAGGGATGCGTACGGGCGTCCAGTTGCGGCGCGATGATATTGTCCCAGGCCGTGCGGCAGGCTTTGCCAGAACCGGGCATCGCAAAAATCAGCGTTTTGTTGGCCATGCCCGCCACCGCGCGCGACTGCAGCGTGGCAGTGCCAATTTCTTCAAACGACAGCATGCGAAACACTTCGCCAAAACCTTCCACTTCTCTGTCAAACAGCGGCAGCAGCGCTTCCGGGGCCTGATCGCCTTCGGTCAGACCTGTGCCCCCGGTGACCAACACCACCTGTACCTTATCACTGGCTATCCACGCCGAAACCTGCGCGCGAATGGCGTAGCGGTTCTCTTTGACAATCACTTTATCAATGACCTGATGTCCCGCTTCCTGCGCGGCATCGCGCAGATAATGGCCGGAGGTGTCGTCCTCTTCGCCACGACGATTCGATACCGTCAAAATAGCAATGCGGGTCGGGATAAATTCAGCGCTTACCTGACTCATGGCAAACTCCTTGTTCAAAGCGGTGTTAACCGCCTATGTATGAGAGGTTCTGGGTAATACCCGTATTGTTCTGGTGCAGGAAATGGGTCTGCTTTTTCTCACGCAACGCCAGCGAGATACGCTCTTCCAGCGCGTCTTGCTGCGCATCGTCTTCCAGCAGATCGCGCAGACTGACGCCGCCCTCACCGAACAGGCAGAGATGAAGTTTACCCACAGAGGAGACGCGCAGTCGGTTGCAGGTGGCGCAGAAATCCTTTTCATACGGCATGATGAGGCCGATCTCACCTTCATAATCAGGGTGACAGAAGACCTGCGCCGGACCATCGCTGCGCTGGCGTAGCTGGTGGATCCAGCCACGACGCAGCAGTTCATCACGCAGCACCTGACCAGAGATATGATGTTTGCGGAACAGTTCGCTGCCCTCGCCCGTCTCCATCAGTTCAATGAAGCGCAGTTGAATGGGACGCGTCTGGATCCAGTCGAGAAACGTGTCGAGCTGATGATGGTTCACATCGCGCATCAGCACGGTGTTCACTTTGACCTTTTCAAAGCCGGCATCAAACGCGGCGTCAATACCCGCCATCACCTGCCGGAATTTATCCTGCCCGGTAATCGCATGGAATTGACGCGCATCAAGGCTATCAACGCTGACGTTAATGCCGGTCAAGCCAGCATCGCGCCAGTGGGCGGCATCACGTGCCAGACGGTAGCCGTTAGTGGTCACCGCCAGTTGGCGAATCGCGTCGTTTTCACGCACGGCGGCGATGATGTCGGTAAAGTCTCGGCGCAGGGAGGGTTCACCACCGGTCAGGCGCACTTTTTCAGTGCCCAGGTTGGCAAAGGCGCGGGTCACCCGACGAATTTCATCGACGGAGAGAAAACCTTTATTCGTGACGCCGCCGGGTTTGTAGCCATCCGGCAGACAGTATGTGCAACGAAAGTTACACACGTCGGTAATCGACAGACGCAAGTAATAAAACTTGCGTGCGAAAGCATCGGTCAGTTGTGTGGCCATGTACACCTTTCCAAATACGGGAGGCGAAGTCATTTCTTCCTGCGCCCTGGTGGCAATGCGTTTGCGTTGTCACGGCCAAAGCACCGTATCATTTGACCCAGGTGCAGAGGCTAGAGTGTTTACTGTGGTTATGCCGATACTAGCGTGTAAAGGCGCATTATGCCATTCACACTTAACGCTGTATAATCATGTATATAGCGTCATGATCGTGCTATTTCGCTACAGAATAAGCGAAAATAGCACTTTTGCATTGATGTACATCATTTCGCTGTCAGGCGCGCATCACCTTAAAGGGGTAGTGTGGCAGAATTTATTTTCTCAACTCGCCGCGGGCGAATTGCTGAAAAGCCCCTGTTTGCGCTACTGTAGCGCGGTAAATCTGACATCAGGAATTTTTATGCGCAATCGTACGCTGGCTGACCTGGATCGTGTCGTTGCTCTCGGCGGAGGGCATGGATTAGGGCGCGTTCTCTCTTCCCTCTCATCCCTGGGTTCACGCCTCACCGGTATCGTGACTACCACCGATAACGGCGGCTCGACGGGCCGTATTCGCCGTTCAGAAGGGGGGATCGCCTGGGGCGATATGCGCAACTGTCTCAATCAGTTGATTACCGAGCCGAGCGTCGCCTCCGCCATGTTTGAATACCGTTTTGCCGGGAATGGCGAACTTTCCGGTCATAACCTCGGAAATCTGATGTTAAAGGCGCTCGATCACCTGAGCGTGCGGCCTCTGGAAGCCATCAATTTAATTCGTAATCTGCTGAAAGTGGATGCACATTTAATCCCTATGTCGGAGCTGCCTGTTGACCTGATGGCGATCGACGATCAGGGGCATGAAGTGTACGGCGAGGTGAATATCGATCAGCTCACCTCACCGTTGCAGGAGCTGATGCTGTCGCCGAAGGTGCCTACCACCCGGGAAGCCGTGCAGGCGATTAACGACGCCGACCTGATTATTATCGGCCCGGGCAGCTTTTACACCAGCCTGATGCCAATCCTGCTGCTGGACGATCTTGCGCAGGCGCTGCGTCGCACACAGGCACCCATGGTTTATATCGGTAATCTGGGTCGGGAACTGAGCATCCCGGCCGCAAGCCTGACGCTTATCGATAAGCTAACCATTATGGAGCAGTACGTTGGCAAGAAAGTCGTTGATGCGGTTATCGTGGGGCCGAAGGTAGATATCTCTGCCGTCAGTGACCGGGTGGTCATTCAGGAAGTGCTGGAGGCCAGCGATATTCCCTATCGCCATGACCGCCAGTTATTACACAACGCGCTGGAGAAAGCCGTACAGGCCCTGCGGTAAACGGTGCATTGCTGCACCGCCATCCGGTAGTCTCTCACGAAGCCGCGATAAACAGTTCACGCAGCTGATGCAGTTGATCGCGAATCTGCGCGGCCTCTTCGAACTCCAGGTTCTGCGCATGCTGCATCATCTGCCCTTCCAGCTCGTGAATTTTCTGCTGCAGCGCTTTTGGCGTCATGTCCAGTTCGACCACATCCGACGCCGCCGAGGAACGCGACTTGCCTCTGCCCTTCGCCCTGGTTTTCGCAATGTTCTGCCCCAGCGCCAGAATATCGACCACTTTTTTATTCAGGCCCTGCGGGATAATGCCGTGCTCTTCGTTGTACTGCTGCTGTTTCTCGCGACGGCGTTCGGTTTCGCTAATCGCCTTCGCCATTGAGGCCGTAATTTTGTCGCCGTAGAGAATCGCTTTGCCGTTAATGTTACGCGCCGCACGACCAATGGTCTGAATCAGCGAACGTTCGGAACGCAGGAACCCTTCCTTGTCAGCATCGAGAATCGCCACCAGCGACACCTCCGGCATGTCGAGACCTTCACGCAACAGGTTGATCCCCACCAGCACATCAAACTCGCCCAGACGCAGGTCACGAATGATTTCCATACGCTCTACGGTGTCGATGTCCGAGTGCAGATAGCGCACCCGCTCGCCGTGTTCTTCCAGATACTCGGTGAGATCTTCCGCCATCCGTTTAGTCAGCGTGGTTACCAGGACACGTTCGTTGATCTGCGCACGTTTGCGGATCTCAGAGAGCAGATCGTCTACCTGCGTTGCTACCGGACGTACTTCAATCACCGGATCCAGCAACCCTGTCGGGCGCACGACCTGATCAACCACATCGCCGCCTGATTTCTCCAGCTCATAATTGCCCGGCGTCGCAGAAACATAGATCGTTTGCGGTGCAAGCGCTTCAAACTCTTCGAACTTTAACGGGCGGTTATCCAGCGCCGACGGCAGACGGAAACCATACTCCACCAGCGTCTCTTTACGCGCGCGGTCGCCACGATACATCCCGCCAATCTGCGGGATAGTCACGTGGGACTCATCCACCACCAACAAACCGTCGGCGGGCAAATAGTCAAACAACGTCGGCGGTGGCTCACCCGGCCCGCGTCCTGACAGAAAGCGCGAGTAGTTTTCAATCCCTGAGCAGTAGCCCAGCTCGTTCATCATCTCCAGATCAAACTGAGTACGTTGGCTCAGACGCTGCTCTTCCAGCAGTTTGTCATTGGCGAGCAGGACTTTGCGACGATCGGCCAGTTCGACTTTGATCTCTTCCATCGCTTGTACAATGCGTTCACGCGGGGTCACGTAGTGCGTTTTAGGGTAGATGGTGTAGCGCGAAATGGTGGATTCCACCTGCCCGGTCAGCGGATCAAACAGCGACAGACGCTCCACCTCTTCGTCAAACAGTTCAACGCGCAGTGCAATATCGTCGGATTCCGCCGGGAAGATATCGATCACCTCACCGCGCACGCGGAAAGTCCCGCGCTGGAAAGCCTGATCGTTACGGGTATATTGCAGTTCGGCCAGTCGACGCAAAATGGCGCGCTGATCGATAATCATGCCCACCGTCAAATGCAGCATCATCTTCAGATACAAATCCGGGTCGCCCAGACCATAGATAGCAGAAACGGACGCCACGACGATCACGTCACGGCGCTCCAGCAATGCTTTGGTGGCAGACAAACGCATTTGCTCAATGTGTTCGTTCACCGACGCATCCTTTTCGATGAAGGTATCAGAGCTGGGAACGTACGCTTCCGGCTGATAATAGTCGTAGTAAGAGACGAAATACTCGACGGCGTTATCCGGGAAAAACTCTTTCATTTCGCCATACAGCTGCGCCGCCAGCGTTTTGTTGGGTGCCAGCACCATCGTCGGGCGCTGTAGATCGGCAATCACATTGGCGATAGTGAACGTTTTCCCTGACCCCGTTACGCCAAGCAGCGTCTGGTGCGCCAGGCCGTCCTCCAGTCCCTCTTCCAGGCGTCGTATTGCCTCAGGCTGATCGCCGGAAGGTTTAAATGCGGAATTCAGTTTGAACGGTTTACTCATGAGCAGCTACCTGAAGGAATGGGCGGGCAGGTGTGTAATTTTACTCGCAGAAGATAATATTGCCAGTAAAATATACTGGATGAAAAAACAGTAACGCCTCATAATATTTGTGTTACGCGTGATAAAATCGGATCGGAGACGGCTAAAATTTCATCGCTGACAAGATATTATACCAGGAAGCGGGTTTATCCCCAGACCAATGACTTCGTTAACATTGTCAAGATGTGTTATGAAAGTTTTATTGCATTCAATGACCACAATATGACAGCCATTGATTTTATCTAACGAGCTGTAAAACAAAGACTATTTTGTAAAGCCGTCTTTCGCATCAATTCGGCTGGAAGCCGCGTATTCTCTCGCTTGCCCTGCGTTTTCTAACTCTAATACACAAGGTTATCCACAGGAATGGTGGATAACTGCCTGCAGGCCGTATGGTCTGCCGCCTGGCAAATTCCCGGTTCGACCCGCCAGGACGCACATAAAAAAAAATTATCGCTAAATTTTGATTTTTATCAGCTAACGGAGTGCCCCTGGCAGGCGAGATCTTGCTCGCAATTTTGCGTTTTACTCATCCAAGAGCAAAGAGAGATCCAGATATTGTCCTGTGGCCGCATTTTCAGCTCCGGCCGCCAGCCACGGGATTTCACCCAACAGCGGCGCAGGGATAACCCGCTGAAGCGTCGCCATATACTCAGGGTGGCGTTTTCCCGGCGGCGTAACGTCATTCGCCACCCATCCGGCAAGCAGGAGCCCCGCCTGTTCTACAGCCTGCGCTGTCAGCATGGCATGGTTAATACACCCCAGCTTCACGCCAACGACCAGGATCACCGGCAACCGTTCACTCTGAACCCAGTCAGCGAAGGTATAATCCTCCGCAAGCGGTGTAAACCAACCGCCTGCGCCTTCTACCAACAGCCATTCCGCCTGTGCGTCCAGCGCGCGTAGCCCGTCTGACAGCACGTCAGCACGAATCGGTTTCCCCTCATCGGCGCTAATGATATGCGGCGAAGTGGGTTCCGCGAAGGTGTAAGGATTCACCGCCGCATACTCCAGCGCCAGACCGCTGTTGCGCTGAAGCGCCAGGGCGTCACTGTTGCGTAATCCCTCTGGCGTCATTTCACTGCCGGACGCCACCGGCTTGTATCCGGCCGTCCGGTAGCCCAGACTGCGCGCCGCCTGTAATAACGCACAACTGGCGACGGTTTTACCGACTTCCGTATCGGTGCCGGTAACAAAATAACGTTTAGTCACGTTCAATCACTCCTGCAAAAAGATGGTAGGTCAGAGGATATTTCCCCTGCCGCTGGGGCCAGGCCAGCTGCAGCTGCTGCAACTGCGAGCGGGTTAAAACGCCCGACGCGCGCCCCTCGTGCAAATGGGTCGCGCCGATACCTTTCAGTGAGCGCATGGCGCTCAGGGCGTCATCAAACTCCAGCGTCAGGGAGATCGACTGATGCTCTCCCTGCCAGCCGCGCATCGCATCACACAAGGCCTCACAAGATAAAAACCGGTTGCCATGCGCCCGGTTATCCACCGCGCGCCAGGCCTGATGAAGTTCTGGCAGCGAGTCCTGGGCCAGCGTGGTGAAAGCCACACAGCCGCCAGGACGTACGACCCGGTAAAGTTCGCTTAGCGCATGATGCAGACTGTCACACCACTGCACGGCCAGATTGCTCCAGGCCAGGTCGAACGTCGCGCTGGCTAACGGCAGCGACTCGATGTCTCCGGCAAGGTAGTGATGCGCCACATTCTGACGACGCGCCTCGTCCAGCATCCGGTCAGAGAGATCCAGTGCGGTAACCTGACTGCCCCGCTCGCGCCAGTAGCAGCTCAGACGCCCCGGCCCGCAGCCGGCATCCAGCACCTGCAAAAACGGGCGATGCGGCAGTTGCGCCAGCAACGCGTCAGCGCTCAGGCGCTGCAATGTGGCATGCTGCTCATAGTGCGCTGCCGCGCGGCCAAACGCCGCCGCGACAGCCTGCTTATTCACTTGTCCCATGCAGCACCTCCAGCAAACGATCGATATCCTTAGGTTCATGCCCCTGGGTTATCGTCAGGCGCAGGCGGGCCGTGCCAACGGGCACGGTCGGTGGCCGGATAGCCGTGACCCAGCAGCCCTGATGGCGTAAGGTGTCCGCCAGCTGCAAAGCGCGTGCGTTATCGCCGACAATCAGCGGCTGGATGGCACTGTGCGACTGCGCCAGCGTGAAATCGGCATGATTGATTGCCGAACGAAAGCGCTGGATAAGCTTCGCCAGTTTCTCCCTG
The DNA window shown above is from Citrobacter farmeri and carries:
- the moaC gene encoding cyclic pyranopterin monophosphate synthase MoaC gives rise to the protein MSQLTHINAAGEAHMVDVSAKAETVREARAEAFITMRSETLAMIIDGSHHKGDVFATARIAGIQAAKRTWELIPLCHPLLLSKVEVQLQAEPEHNRVRVESLCRLTGKTGVEMEALTAASVAALTIYDMCKAVQKDMVIGPVRLLAKSGGKSGDFKADSND
- a CDS encoding Bax inhibitor-1/YccA family protein is translated as MDRFPRSESIVQARSGLQTYMAQVYGWMTVGLLLTAFIAWYAANSSAFMELLYTNRIFFFGLVIAQLAVVFVLSGLVNRLSAGVMTTLFMLYSVLTGLTLSSIFIIYTASSIASTFVVTGGMFGVMSLWGYTTKRDLSGWGNMLFMALIGIILASLVNFWLKSEALMWAVTYIGVVVFVGLTAYDTQKLKNIGEQIDVRDSSNLRKYSILGALTLYLDFINLFLMLLRILGNRR
- the yvcK gene encoding uridine diphosphate-N-acetylglucosamine-binding protein YvcK, giving the protein MRNRTLADLDRVVALGGGHGLGRVLSSLSSLGSRLTGIVTTTDNGGSTGRIRRSEGGIAWGDMRNCLNQLITEPSVASAMFEYRFAGNGELSGHNLGNLMLKALDHLSVRPLEAINLIRNLLKVDAHLIPMSELPVDLMAIDDQGHEVYGEVNIDQLTSPLQELMLSPKVPTTREAVQAINDADLIIIGPGSFYTSLMPILLLDDLAQALRRTQAPMVYIGNLGRELSIPAASLTLIDKLTIMEQYVGKKVVDAVIVGPKVDISAVSDRVVIQEVLEASDIPYRHDRQLLHNALEKAVQALR
- the moaA gene encoding GTP 3',8-cyclase MoaA, which translates into the protein MATQLTDAFARKFYYLRLSITDVCNFRCTYCLPDGYKPGGVTNKGFLSVDEIRRVTRAFANLGTEKVRLTGGEPSLRRDFTDIIAAVRENDAIRQLAVTTNGYRLARDAAHWRDAGLTGINVSVDSLDARQFHAITGQDKFRQVMAGIDAAFDAGFEKVKVNTVLMRDVNHHQLDTFLDWIQTRPIQLRFIELMETGEGSELFRKHHISGQVLRDELLRRGWIHQLRQRSDGPAQVFCHPDYEGEIGLIMPYEKDFCATCNRLRVSSVGKLHLCLFGEGGVSLRDLLEDDAQQDALEERISLALREKKQTHFLHQNNTGITQNLSYIGG
- the moaD gene encoding molybdopterin synthase sulfur carrier subunit produces the protein MIKVLFFAQVRELVGTDTLDVAADFQTVEALRQHLAANSNRWALALEDGKLLAAVNQTLVSFDHPLTAGDEVAFFPPVTGG
- the moaB gene encoding molybdenum cofactor biosynthesis protein B, whose protein sequence is MSQVSAEFIPTRIAILTVSNRRGEEDDTSGHYLRDAAQEAGHQVIDKVIVKENRYAIRAQVSAWIASDKVQVVLVTGGTGLTEGDQAPEALLPLFDREVEGFGEVFRMLSFEEIGTATLQSRAVAGMANKTLIFAMPGSGKACRTAWDNIIAPQLDARTHPCNFHPHLKK
- the uvrB gene encoding excinuclease ABC subunit UvrB, yielding MSKPFKLNSAFKPSGDQPEAIRRLEEGLEDGLAHQTLLGVTGSGKTFTIANVIADLQRPTMVLAPNKTLAAQLYGEMKEFFPDNAVEYFVSYYDYYQPEAYVPSSDTFIEKDASVNEHIEQMRLSATKALLERRDVIVVASVSAIYGLGDPDLYLKMMLHLTVGMIIDQRAILRRLAELQYTRNDQAFQRGTFRVRGEVIDIFPAESDDIALRVELFDEEVERLSLFDPLTGQVESTISRYTIYPKTHYVTPRERIVQAMEEIKVELADRRKVLLANDKLLEEQRLSQRTQFDLEMMNELGYCSGIENYSRFLSGRGPGEPPPTLFDYLPADGLLVVDESHVTIPQIGGMYRGDRARKETLVEYGFRLPSALDNRPLKFEEFEALAPQTIYVSATPGNYELEKSGGDVVDQVVRPTGLLDPVIEVRPVATQVDDLLSEIRKRAQINERVLVTTLTKRMAEDLTEYLEEHGERVRYLHSDIDTVERMEIIRDLRLGEFDVLVGINLLREGLDMPEVSLVAILDADKEGFLRSERSLIQTIGRAARNINGKAILYGDKITASMAKAISETERRREKQQQYNEEHGIIPQGLNKKVVDILALGQNIAKTRAKGRGKSRSSAASDVVELDMTPKALQQKIHELEGQMMQHAQNLEFEEAAQIRDQLHQLRELFIAAS
- the bioD gene encoding dethiobiotin synthase, with protein sequence MTKRYFVTGTDTEVGKTVASCALLQAARSLGYRTAGYKPVASGSEMTPEGLRNSDALALQRNSGLALEYAAVNPYTFAEPTSPHIISADEGKPIRADVLSDGLRALDAQAEWLLVEGAGGWFTPLAEDYTFADWVQSERLPVILVVGVKLGCINHAMLTAQAVEQAGLLLAGWVANDVTPPGKRHPEYMATLQRVIPAPLLGEIPWLAAGAENAATGQYLDLSLLLDE
- the moaE gene encoding molybdopterin synthase catalytic subunit MoaE; this translates as MAETKIVVGPAPFSVGDEYPWLAERDEDGAVVTFTGKVRNHNLGDSVKALTLEHYPGMTEKALAEIVDEARTRWPLGRITVIHRIGELWPGDEIVFVGVTSVHRSSAFEAGQFIMDYLKTRAPFWKREATPEGERWVEARDSDRQAAKRW
- the bioC gene encoding malonyl-ACP O-methyltransferase BioC produces the protein MGQVNKQAVAAAFGRAAAHYEQHATLQRLSADALLAQLPHRPFLQVLDAGCGPGRLSCYWRERGSQVTALDLSDRMLDEARRQNVAHHYLAGDIESLPLASATFDLAWSNLAVQWCDSLHHALSELYRVVRPGGCVAFTTLAQDSLPELHQAWRAVDNRAHGNRFLSCEALCDAMRGWQGEHQSISLTLEFDDALSAMRSLKGIGATHLHEGRASGVLTRSQLQQLQLAWPQRQGKYPLTYHLFAGVIERD